In Longimicrobiaceae bacterium, the genomic stretch CCGCCAGCTCGCGCGACACCACCTCGAGGAACGAGATCTCCGAGATGAACTCGGCCTTGGGGTCCTTGGCCGGGTCGGCCGTGTAGACGCCGTCGACCTTGGTGGCCTTGATGATGACGTCGGCCTCCATCTCGATGCCGCGCAGCACCGCGGCGCTGTCGGTGCTGAAGTACGGGTTGCCCGTGCCGCCCGCGAAGATGACCACGCGGCCCTTCTCCAGGTGCCGCAGCGCCCGCCGGCGGATGTACGGCTCCGCCAGCTGCTCCATGCGGATGGCGGTGAGCACCCGCGTCTCCACGCCCTTGCGCTCCAGGATGTCCTGGATGGCGAGGGCGTTGATGACCGTGGCCAGCATGCCCATGTAGTCGGCGTTCACGCGGTCCATGCCCTGCTGGCTGGCCGTGGTCCCGCGCACGATGTTGCCGCCGCCGATGACCAGGCCCAGGCAGACGCCCATGTCGTGGACGTACTTCACCTCCTCGGTGAGCTTGTCCACCACGCGGGCGTCGATCCCGAACTTCTGCTCTCCGGCCAGCTGCTCGCCGGAGAGCTTGAGGAGGACGCGGCGATACTTGAGGTCTTCGTCCGACCCGGTCTCGCCGGCCGCCATCACTCGCCGAGCGCGAAGCGGGTGAAGCGGCGCACCTCGATCTTCTCGCCCGTCTTGCCCGACGCGTCGGTGATCATCTGGCCCACCGTGATGTCGGGGTTCTTCACGAACGGCTGCTCCAGCAGCACCGACTCGGAGTAGAACTTCTCCACCTTGCCTTCGATGATCTTGTCCCAGATGTGCTCCGGCTTGCCCGACTCCTTCATCTGCTCGCGGTACACCCCGCGCTCGCGCTCCACCACGTCTGCGGCGATGTTCTCGCGGCTCACCGAGGTGGGGTTCGCCGCGGCGATGTGCATGGCGATGTCGCGCACCAGCGCCTGGAACTGGTCGTTGCGCGCCACGAAGTCGGTCTCGCAGCCCACCTCGACGAGCACGCCGATCTTGCCGCCCATGTGGATGTACGAGCCGATCGAGCCTTCCTTCGTCTCGCGGTCGGCGCGCTTGGCCGCCTTGGCGGTGCCGCGGGCGCGCAGCCAGTCGATCGCCTTCTCCATGTCGCCGGCCGACTCGGTCAGCGCGGTCTTGCACTCCATCATCCCCGCGCCCGTGCGGTCGCGAAGCTCCTTGACGTCCTTGGCAGAGATGCTCATTGGCCGGTCCGTTCTGGTCGTGTGGGTGGTCGGGTCGTGAAACTATCACTCGCGCGGCCCGCGCGAAATGGCGGCGCGGCCGCTGCGTGGGTGCTCGTGGTCATCGTAAGAAAAGGGGCCACGTGCGGCGTGCCGCGCGGTGGCCCCTTCGGTCACTCCGCCTCTGCCGGAGCCTTACTCGCCGTCGCCCGCTTCCGAATCGGCCAGCGAGCCGGGGATGGCGTCGGGGCGCGGCCGGCGCTTGCGGCGCGGGCGGCGCTTGTTCTTGTCGTCGCCGCGGTCGGCCGGGGCGGCGGCGCCGGTCTCGGTCGAGTAGGTGGTCACCTCGGCCTCGTCGGCGCGGCGGCGCTCGTCGGCGGGCATCGCGGCTCGGGCCTCGATGATCGCGTCGGAGAGCGCGCCGGTGATCACCGTCACCGAGCGGATGGCGTCGTCGTTGCCGGCGATCGGCACCGTGAGCACGTCGGGGTCGGCGTTGGTGTCGGCGATGGCGATGATGGGGATGCCCAGCTTGTTCGCCTCGGAGATGGCGATGCGCTCCTTCTTGGCGTCGATCACGAAGATCGCGCCGGGGAGGCGGGCCATGTCCTTCACGCCCGACAGGTACTTGTCCAGGCGCTCGCGCTCGCGGTCGAGCATGAGGCGCTCCTTCTTCGTGTAGAAGTCGAAGGCGCCCTCCTCCTGGCCGCGCTCCAGCTCGCGCAGGCGGCGGATCTGCTTCTTGATGGTCGTGAAGTTGGTGAGCATGCCGCCCAGCCAGCGCTCGGTCACGTGGAACGAGCCGGAGCGCTCCGCCTCGCTCTGCACCACCTGCTTCAGCTGCTTCTTGGTGCAGACGAAGAGGACGCGGTCGCCGCGCGACACCACGCCGCGCACCAGCTCCTGCGCCAGCTCCAGCTGGCGGAGCGTCTTCTTGAGGTCGATGATGTAGATGCCGTTGCGCTCCGCGAAGATGAACTTGCGCATCTTCGGGTTCCAGCGGCTGGTCTGGTGTCCGAAATGGACGCCTGCCTCGAGCAGGTCCTGGATCTTGGGCTGCTGCGCCATCGTGGTCCTCGGGGAGATTCGGTTGTCCCGCGCGCGCCTTCGCCCGCGGGCTTCCACGCGCCTTCACTCGCCACGGCCGACCGCGTCACCCGCGAGGGGAGCGGCACCCGGCCAGGCGTCGGGCGGTGTGCAGGATGATGCCGGAATTCGGAAAGGCAGAGTGCCGGAGGGACCGAAGCCCCTCCGGCACGCGCCCGTCCACGCCTCCGGCTAGCGCTTGGAGAACTGGAAGCGCTTGCGGGCGCCGGGACGGCCCGGCTTCTTGCGCTCCACCTCGCGCGGGTCGCGCGTGAGCAGCGACTCCACGCGCAGCTTGGCGCGGTTGCCCTCGTCCACCTTCAGCAGCGCGCGGGCGACGCCGAGGCGGATGGCGTCGGCCTGGCCGCGGAGCCCGCCGCCGTTCACGTTGACCGTGATGTCGTACTGGCCGGCGGTGTCGGTGGCGGCGAACGCCTGGTTCGCCGACTGGCGCAGGACGTGGCGCGGCAGGTAGTCCTCGAGCGTGCGGCCGTTCACCGTCCACGTGCCGTTGCCGGGGCGGAGGTAGACGCGCGCGACCGAGGTCTTGCGGCGTCCGATGGCGTGAAACTGTTCAGTTGCCATGGATCAGGCTGGAAGGGAGTGGAGTTCCGGATTCTGCGCCTGGTGCGGATGCTCCGCCCCCGCGTACACACGGAGCTTGTCGCGCATCTGCCGGCCGAGCGCGTTCTTCGGCAGCATTCCCTTGACCGCGAGCTCGATCACCCGCTCGGGGTGCTCGTCCAGCATCTTGCGGAACGGGATGAACTTCTCGCCACCCATGTAGCCGGTGTGCTTGAAGTACGACTTCTGGTCGGCCTTGTTGCCGCTGAGCTGCACCTTGGACGCGTTGATGACGACCACGTAGTCGCCGGTGTCCAGGTGCGGCGTGTAGATGGGCTTGTGCTTGCCGCGAAGGATGCGCGCGACCTCGGTGGCGACGCGCCCGAGGATCTTGCCCTCGGCGTCGACCACGTGCCAGTCCCGCTCGATCTCGCCGGCCTTGACTGAATACGTCTTCATCGGACTCCCAGTTCGCGCCGTCCGGGCGCGCTTGCCGGCCACGCGCCGGCCATGAAGGTAGGATAAAAAATCTTCCGCCCCGGCGAACCCGAGGCGGACCAAGCGTGGTCGGGACAGACGGGTAGAATACCCAAATCCCCCGCGTGTGTCAACCCTGCGCCGCCAGGAAAACCCTGCGGGCGGGCCACTGCCGCATCGGCCCGACCCGGCTGTGGGAGGCACGATGGATTCGGGAGATGCGCGGCGGGACGGAGGACGGGCACCGGATCGCGCTTCATCTCCCGGAGCCGCAGCGGCTTCGGCGGG encodes the following:
- the rplM gene encoding 50S ribosomal protein L13, whose protein sequence is MKTYSVKAGEIERDWHVVDAEGKILGRVATEVARILRGKHKPIYTPHLDTGDYVVVINASKVQLSGNKADQKSYFKHTGYMGGEKFIPFRKMLDEHPERVIELAVKGMLPKNALGRQMRDKLRVYAGAEHPHQAQNPELHSLPA
- the tsf gene encoding translation elongation factor Ts translates to MSISAKDVKELRDRTGAGMMECKTALTESAGDMEKAIDWLRARGTAKAAKRADRETKEGSIGSYIHMGGKIGVLVEVGCETDFVARNDQFQALVRDIAMHIAAANPTSVSRENIAADVVERERGVYREQMKESGKPEHIWDKIIEGKVEKFYSESVLLEQPFVKNPDITVGQMITDASGKTGEKIEVRRFTRFALGE
- the rpsI gene encoding 30S ribosomal protein S9, with the translated sequence MATEQFHAIGRRKTSVARVYLRPGNGTWTVNGRTLEDYLPRHVLRQSANQAFAATDTAGQYDITVNVNGGGLRGQADAIRLGVARALLKVDEGNRAKLRVESLLTRDPREVERKKPGRPGARKRFQFSKR
- the rpsB gene encoding 30S ribosomal protein S2; this translates as MAQQPKIQDLLEAGVHFGHQTSRWNPKMRKFIFAERNGIYIIDLKKTLRQLELAQELVRGVVSRGDRVLFVCTKKQLKQVVQSEAERSGSFHVTERWLGGMLTNFTTIKKQIRRLRELERGQEEGAFDFYTKKERLMLDRERERLDKYLSGVKDMARLPGAIFVIDAKKERIAISEANKLGIPIIAIADTNADPDVLTVPIAGNDDAIRSVTVITGALSDAIIEARAAMPADERRRADEAEVTTYSTETGAAAPADRGDDKNKRRPRRKRRPRPDAIPGSLADSEAGDGE
- the pyrH gene encoding UMP kinase; the encoded protein is MAAGETGSDEDLKYRRVLLKLSGEQLAGEQKFGIDARVVDKLTEEVKYVHDMGVCLGLVIGGGNIVRGTTASQQGMDRVNADYMGMLATVINALAIQDILERKGVETRVLTAIRMEQLAEPYIRRRALRHLEKGRVVIFAGGTGNPYFSTDSAAVLRGIEMEADVIIKATKVDGVYTADPAKDPKAEFISEISFLEVVSRELAVMDAAAISLCKDNGIPIVVLNTDIPRAVAKVVRGERLGTLVHS